In one window of Streptomyces roseofulvus DNA:
- a CDS encoding GMC family oxidoreductase: protein MTAVPPARNQDEDDAYDYDVLVVGSGFGGSVTALRLTEKGYRVGVLEAGRRFTRESLPKNSWDLKNFLWAPTLGLYGIQRIHLLGNVMVLAGAGVGGGSLNYANTLYEPLAPFFDDPQWKDIADWRAELAPYYDQAKRMLGVRLNPTMTPSDVHLKAAAQAMGIGDSFHMAPVGVFFGDGRDAVGEDGVGTAKAKPGAEVADPFFGGAGPSRKACTECGECMTGCRHGAKNTLNENYLYLAEKAGAVVHPMTSVVAVTEDSRGGYAVKTLPTDNRRKGRGRTFTARRVVIAAGTYGTQTLLHRMKDSGLLPRISARLGELTRTNSEGLVGAQTTDRRYRRKHGHQKADFTRGVAITSSVHPDENTHIEPVRYGKGSNSMGGLTVLQVPYGAHRVRNWALNMARHPVLALRSLSTRRWSERTIIGLVMQSLDNSLTTYRKPGGIGKGLLTARQGHGAPNPTQIEAATRAATLIAEEINGFPGSNIGELMGTPLTAHFLGGCPIGADAESGVIDPYHRLYGHPGISVVDGSAVSANLGVNPSLTITAQAERAMSFWPNKGEEDPRPRQGEAYVRVAAVEPKSPAVPAEAFGALRLPFLGIPAVPPKKTP from the coding sequence ATGACCGCGGTACCCCCTGCCCGAAATCAGGACGAGGACGACGCGTACGACTACGACGTCCTCGTGGTCGGCTCCGGCTTCGGCGGCTCGGTCACCGCCCTCCGGCTCACCGAGAAGGGCTACCGGGTCGGCGTCCTGGAGGCCGGCCGCCGCTTCACCCGCGAGTCCCTGCCGAAGAACTCCTGGGACCTGAAGAACTTCCTGTGGGCGCCGACGCTGGGCCTGTACGGAATCCAGCGCATCCACCTGCTCGGCAACGTGATGGTGCTGGCCGGCGCGGGCGTCGGCGGCGGCTCCCTCAACTACGCGAACACCCTCTACGAGCCGCTGGCGCCGTTCTTCGACGACCCGCAGTGGAAGGACATCGCCGACTGGCGGGCCGAGCTCGCCCCGTACTACGACCAGGCCAAGCGGATGCTGGGCGTCCGGCTCAACCCGACGATGACCCCCTCCGACGTGCACCTGAAGGCCGCCGCCCAGGCCATGGGGATCGGCGACAGCTTCCACATGGCACCGGTCGGCGTCTTCTTCGGGGACGGACGGGACGCCGTCGGCGAGGACGGGGTCGGTACGGCGAAGGCGAAGCCGGGCGCGGAGGTCGCCGACCCGTTCTTCGGCGGCGCGGGCCCCTCCCGCAAGGCGTGCACCGAGTGCGGCGAGTGCATGACCGGCTGCCGGCACGGCGCCAAGAACACCCTCAACGAGAACTACCTCTACCTCGCCGAGAAGGCGGGCGCGGTCGTCCACCCGATGACCTCGGTCGTCGCCGTCACCGAGGACTCGCGCGGCGGCTACGCCGTGAAGACCCTCCCCACCGACAACCGCAGGAAGGGCAGGGGCCGCACCTTCACCGCCCGCCGGGTGGTCATCGCCGCCGGCACCTACGGCACCCAGACCCTGCTCCACCGGATGAAGGACAGCGGTCTGCTGCCCCGGATCTCCGCCCGGCTCGGCGAGCTGACCCGCACCAACTCCGAGGGCCTGGTCGGCGCCCAGACCACCGACCGCCGCTACCGGCGCAAGCACGGGCACCAGAAGGCCGACTTCACCCGCGGCGTCGCCATCACCTCGTCCGTCCACCCCGACGAGAACACCCACATCGAGCCCGTCCGCTACGGCAAGGGCTCCAACTCGATGGGCGGCCTCACCGTCCTCCAGGTCCCCTACGGCGCCCACCGGGTGCGCAACTGGGCCCTCAACATGGCCCGGCACCCCGTCCTCGCGCTCCGCTCGCTCTCCACCCGGCGCTGGTCCGAGCGGACCATCATCGGCCTCGTCATGCAGTCCCTCGACAACTCGCTGACGACCTACCGCAAGCCCGGCGGCATCGGAAAGGGCCTGCTCACCGCCCGGCAGGGGCACGGGGCACCGAACCCGACGCAGATCGAGGCCGCGACCCGGGCCGCCACCCTGATCGCCGAGGAGATCAACGGCTTCCCCGGCTCCAACATCGGCGAGCTGATGGGCACCCCGCTGACCGCCCACTTCCTCGGCGGCTGCCCGATCGGCGCCGACGCGGAGTCCGGCGTCATCGACCCGTACCACCGGCTCTACGGCCACCCCGGCATCTCGGTCGTCGACGGCTCGGCGGTCTCCGCCAACCTCGGCGTCAACCCGTCCCTGACGATCACCGCCCAGGCCGAGCGGGCCATGTCCTTCTGGCCCAACAAGGGCGAGGAGGATCCGCGGCCCCGGCAGGGCGAGGCGTACGTGCGCGTGGCGGCGGTCGAACCGAAGTCCCCGGCGGTCCCGGCCGAGGCGTTCGGCGCCCTCCGGCTGCCCTTCCTCGGCATCCCGGCGGTCCCGCCGAAGAAGACGCCCTGA
- a CDS encoding serine/threonine-protein kinase produces MEHSQGTGAGLLLAGRYRLGESIGRGGMGKVWRAHDEVLHRVVAVKELTAGRFVAEADRLVLHARTQKEARAAARITHPGVVTVHDVLEHDDRPWIVMQFVDGPSLADAVKEAGTIAPREAARVGLHVVGALRAAHAAGVLHRDVKPGNVLLARDGRVLITDFGIAAIEGDSTITRTGELVGSIDYLAPERVRGGDPGPASDLWSLGATLYTAVEGTSPFRRTSPISTMQAVVGEEPPYPAKAGPLASVIVALLRKDPEQRPHADEAERMLLDAMEGRSPQTAQAYVPTQRMRLDVERPASGGSGPEDVPAPRTAEWPSPGQTATTRPSVPAPASGAPAPAPAPAAGKGRWRSAVLTAVLGAVVAGGAVFAVMQYGGGDGGRGPGPGPSTGVSTPADRKGVAADDVPEGWRRVEDPAGFSLVVPDGWKRQKDGENIDYTPDGGRHRLRISIDRSPDFENPYQHLLDLEKTLRKRMDYQRVWLNQNTYRDQVRSALWEFTWTEKQNFPGPRHAIDQMYFADDGTEYAIYMTSPQSSWETTREQFDIVLQHWRAPGA; encoded by the coding sequence GTGGAACATTCTCAGGGCACAGGGGCGGGGCTGTTGCTCGCCGGGCGGTACCGGCTGGGCGAGTCCATCGGGCGCGGCGGCATGGGCAAGGTCTGGCGCGCGCACGACGAGGTGCTGCACCGCGTGGTGGCGGTCAAGGAGCTGACGGCGGGTCGGTTCGTCGCCGAGGCCGACCGGCTGGTGCTGCACGCCCGCACCCAGAAGGAGGCGCGGGCCGCCGCCCGGATCACCCACCCCGGTGTGGTGACCGTCCACGACGTCCTCGAACACGACGACCGGCCCTGGATCGTCATGCAGTTCGTCGACGGACCCTCGCTCGCCGACGCCGTCAAGGAGGCCGGCACGATCGCGCCCCGCGAGGCGGCCCGGGTCGGCCTGCACGTCGTCGGCGCGCTGCGGGCCGCGCACGCGGCCGGGGTGCTCCACCGGGACGTGAAGCCCGGCAACGTCCTGCTGGCCCGGGACGGGCGGGTCCTCATCACCGACTTCGGCATCGCGGCGATCGAGGGCGACTCCACCATCACCAGGACCGGCGAGCTCGTCGGCTCGATCGACTACCTGGCGCCCGAGCGGGTCCGGGGCGGCGATCCGGGCCCGGCCTCCGACCTGTGGTCGCTCGGCGCCACCCTGTACACGGCGGTCGAGGGCACCTCGCCGTTCCGCCGCACGTCCCCGATCAGCACCATGCAGGCCGTCGTCGGCGAGGAGCCGCCGTACCCGGCGAAGGCGGGACCGCTCGCCTCCGTCATCGTGGCGCTGCTGCGCAAGGACCCGGAGCAGCGGCCGCACGCGGACGAGGCCGAGCGGATGCTGCTGGACGCGATGGAGGGCCGCAGCCCGCAGACCGCCCAGGCGTACGTGCCGACGCAGCGGATGCGGCTGGACGTGGAGCGGCCCGCTTCCGGGGGGTCCGGCCCGGAGGACGTACCGGCTCCCCGTACGGCGGAGTGGCCCTCCCCCGGGCAGACCGCCACCACACGGCCGTCCGTGCCGGCCCCGGCCTCCGGCGCACCCGCGCCCGCCCCCGCGCCGGCCGCGGGGAAGGGACGCTGGCGCTCCGCGGTCCTCACCGCGGTGCTCGGCGCCGTCGTCGCGGGCGGCGCCGTCTTCGCCGTGATGCAGTACGGCGGAGGCGACGGCGGCCGCGGGCCAGGCCCCGGTCCGAGTACCGGTGTCAGCACACCCGCCGACCGCAAGGGCGTGGCGGCGGACGACGTCCCCGAGGGCTGGCGGCGGGTCGAGGACCCGGCGGGCTTCAGCCTGGTCGTCCCGGACGGCTGGAAGCGCCAGAAGGACGGCGAGAACATCGACTACACCCCGGACGGCGGCCGTCACCGCCTCCGGATCAGCATCGACAGGAGCCCCGACTTCGAGAACCCGTACCAGCACCTCCTGGACCTGGAGAAGACGCTCCGGAAGCGGATGGACTACCAGCGGGTGTGGCTGAACCAGAACACCTACCGCGACCAGGTCAGGTCCGCGCTGTGGGAGTTCACCTGGACCGAGAAGCAGAACTTCCCGGGGCCGCGGCACGCGATCGACCAGATGTACTTCGCCGACGACGGCACCGAGTACGCGATCTACATGACCTCGCCCCAGTCGAGCTGGGAGACCACCCGGGAGCAGTTCGACATCGTCCTCCAGCACTGGCGGGCACCCGGCGCCTGA
- a CDS encoding chorismate mutase, translating into MTTKTPTELTGARTDEAASLIGDARERIDALDDRIIGLIQERMAISAVIQEARISSGGRRVNLAREMDVLAHYRDALGKPGTALAMTMLELCRGRI; encoded by the coding sequence ATGACCACGAAGACCCCCACCGAGCTGACCGGCGCCCGCACCGACGAGGCGGCCTCGCTGATCGGTGACGCCCGCGAGCGGATCGACGCGCTGGACGACCGGATCATCGGTCTCATTCAGGAGCGGATGGCGATCTCGGCGGTGATCCAGGAGGCCCGGATCTCCTCCGGCGGGCGGCGGGTGAACCTGGCCCGCGAGATGGACGTGCTCGCCCACTACCGGGACGCGCTGGGCAAGCCGGGGACGGCGCTGGCGATGACGATGCTGGAGCTGTGCCGGGGCCGCATCTGA
- a CDS encoding succinic semialdehyde dehydrogenase — MTDSQAATAAPPVPADAAQAARPATPAGATNPVAPAPAGARTAADVVTPELVARLTRGVIGSGRTANHTPFTGKKLADLPEATPEDVAEAFTRARAAQAAWAATPVRARAAVLLRFHDLVLARQSEVLDLIQLETGKARLHAHEEVLAVAVAARHYGRKAPSYLRPKRHTGVVPTLTKVTELRQPRGVVGQIAPWNYPLELSVGDALPAFVAGNALVMKPDTETALTALWARDLLIEAGLPAEVFQVVLGEGPVVGPEVVRHADYVSFTGSTRTGREVAQGAAARLVGVSLELGGKNAMLVLEDADVEKAAAGAVRACFSSAGQLCISIERLYVHASIADAFVERFAARTRAMRLGNSLAYGADMGSLVGERQLEAVTRHVDEAVAKGATLVAGGVARPDIGPLFYEPTILDGVEAPMAVCAEETFGPVVSIYRFTDEDEAVERANATAYGLNSSVWTTDARRGHAVAARLRTGTVNINEGYAPAYGSVRAPMGGMKDSGLGRRHGSEGILKYTEAQTVAQQRLMPLAPSFGMDDEAYAKVMSLSLKALKALRLS; from the coding sequence ATGACGGACTCGCAGGCTGCCACCGCCGCTCCCCCGGTTCCCGCCGACGCCGCGCAGGCGGCCCGCCCCGCCACCCCGGCCGGCGCGACCAACCCGGTCGCCCCCGCGCCCGCCGGCGCCCGGACCGCCGCCGACGTGGTGACGCCCGAGCTGGTCGCCCGGCTCACCCGGGGCGTCATCGGCTCCGGCCGCACCGCCAACCACACCCCCTTCACCGGGAAGAAGCTGGCGGACCTGCCCGAGGCCACCCCCGAGGACGTCGCCGAGGCCTTCACCCGCGCCCGCGCCGCGCAGGCCGCCTGGGCAGCCACCCCCGTCCGGGCCCGCGCCGCCGTCCTGCTCCGCTTCCACGACCTGGTCCTCGCCCGCCAGTCCGAGGTCCTCGACCTCATCCAGCTGGAGACCGGCAAGGCCCGGCTGCACGCCCACGAGGAGGTCCTCGCGGTCGCCGTCGCCGCCCGCCACTACGGCCGCAAGGCGCCCTCGTACCTGCGCCCCAAGCGCCACACCGGCGTCGTCCCGACCCTCACCAAGGTCACCGAGCTGCGGCAGCCCCGCGGGGTCGTCGGCCAGATCGCCCCCTGGAACTACCCGCTCGAACTCTCCGTCGGCGACGCCCTGCCCGCCTTCGTGGCGGGCAATGCACTGGTCATGAAGCCGGACACCGAGACCGCGCTCACCGCGCTCTGGGCCCGTGACCTGCTCATCGAGGCCGGGCTCCCGGCCGAGGTCTTCCAGGTCGTGCTCGGCGAGGGACCGGTCGTCGGCCCCGAGGTCGTCCGGCACGCCGACTACGTCTCCTTCACCGGCTCCACCCGCACCGGCCGCGAGGTCGCCCAGGGCGCCGCCGCCCGTCTCGTCGGCGTGTCCCTCGAACTCGGCGGCAAGAACGCCATGCTGGTCCTCGAGGACGCCGACGTCGAGAAGGCCGCCGCCGGCGCCGTCCGCGCCTGCTTCTCCTCCGCCGGCCAGCTCTGCATCTCCATCGAGCGCCTCTACGTGCACGCGTCGATCGCCGACGCCTTCGTCGAGCGCTTCGCCGCACGCACCAGGGCCATGCGGCTCGGAAACTCCCTCGCGTACGGCGCCGACATGGGCTCCCTCGTCGGCGAGCGCCAGCTGGAGGCCGTCACGCGGCACGTCGACGAGGCCGTCGCCAAGGGCGCCACGCTCGTCGCCGGCGGCGTCGCCCGCCCCGACATCGGCCCCCTCTTCTACGAGCCGACCATCCTCGACGGCGTCGAGGCCCCGATGGCCGTCTGCGCCGAGGAGACCTTCGGCCCGGTCGTCTCGATCTACCGCTTCACCGACGAGGACGAGGCGGTCGAGCGCGCCAACGCCACCGCGTACGGTCTCAACTCCTCCGTCTGGACCACGGACGCCCGCCGCGGCCACGCCGTCGCCGCCCGGCTGCGCACCGGCACCGTCAACATCAACGAGGGGTACGCCCCCGCGTACGGCAGCGTCCGCGCCCCGATGGGCGGCATGAAGGACTCCGGCCTCGGCCGCCGCCACGGCTCCGAGGGCATCCTCAAGTACACCGAGGCCCAGACCGTCGCCCAGCAGCGCCTGATGCCGCTCGCGCCGTCCTTCGGGATGGACGACGAGGCGTACGCGAAGGTGATGAGCCTCTCCCTGAAGGCGCTGAAGGCCCTGCGCCTGAGCTGA
- a CDS encoding protein kinase domain-containing protein, whose translation MSESEQSRDTAKDPRRDAAAGAATDGGRGTVPAAREAERDAAERGAGAPGGTAAGTEPDGGARPEAAAATPGDAAPEPTEPQDAPREAKPRDGEPQDAKPGAGAKAPRDRVPGTEPSTGRAGFGAGDGDGQRPAADRLRKGSSSTTAETEGRLLAGRYRLGALVGRGGMGTVWRAVDETLGRTVAVKELRFPSSIDEDEKRRLITRTLREAKAIAKIRNNGAVTVYDVVDEDDRPWIVMELIEGKSLADAVREDGVLTPRRAAEVGLAILDVLRSAHREGILHRDVKPSNVLIADDGRVVLTDFGIAQVEGDPSITSTGMLVGAPSYISPERARGHKPGPAADLWSLGGLLYAAVEGCPPYDKGSAIATLTAVMTEPVDPPKNAGPELEQVIYGLLAKDPAQRLDDARARVLLRAVLDAPVAAPEPSPEVTRIVPLPTRPEREPAAPVAGREKAPEPAAERMRGALASVRNAAAAAKAEAKTKDRAKDRTAKEKGAREQARPVPAQSGSRPAPVRAPLTDVVPRRTLVIIAAVAVLAVLGTILAVSLSGDDKGAEGKGGETTASAGTTAGGDGGSGTDAGSGTGTGDPSQQGDAQPGDNGGSADAGSAATGTATGTPGTSTGQTGTTPTAKPSAGTVLPAGYTLVTNDRFHFSMGMPSSFVMRPIDGYSGGAIWSEKGGFPRVQVDFNASPKDDAKAAWLAAVGGVRLTSSGYKHLGIDTVSWKGYPTVADWKFERNQKGERVRVLNRGFKVDAKHGYSIMITCRAAEWDGAECRTLRDTAFATFSPKD comes from the coding sequence ATGTCGGAGTCGGAGCAGTCGCGGGACACGGCGAAGGACCCCCGGCGGGACGCCGCCGCGGGGGCCGCGACCGACGGCGGGCGGGGGACGGTTCCGGCCGCGCGCGAGGCGGAGCGGGACGCGGCGGAGCGGGGCGCGGGAGCGCCCGGCGGGACGGCCGCCGGCACGGAACCGGACGGCGGGGCCCGGCCGGAGGCCGCGGCGGCGACCCCCGGGGACGCCGCCCCGGAGCCGACGGAGCCTCAGGACGCGCCCCGGGAGGCGAAGCCGCGGGACGGTGAGCCCCAGGACGCGAAGCCGGGCGCCGGAGCGAAGGCGCCGCGCGACCGGGTGCCCGGGACCGAGCCGTCCACCGGGCGGGCCGGCTTCGGCGCCGGGGACGGCGACGGGCAGCGCCCCGCCGCCGACCGGCTCCGCAAGGGCTCCTCGTCCACCACCGCCGAGACCGAGGGCCGGCTGCTCGCAGGCCGCTACCGGCTCGGCGCCCTCGTCGGCCGCGGCGGCATGGGCACCGTCTGGCGCGCCGTCGACGAGACCCTCGGCCGCACCGTCGCCGTCAAGGAACTCCGCTTCCCCAGCAGCATCGACGAGGACGAGAAGCGCCGCCTGATCACCCGGACCCTGCGCGAGGCCAAGGCCATCGCCAAGATCCGCAACAACGGCGCCGTGACCGTCTACGACGTCGTCGACGAGGACGACCGCCCGTGGATCGTCATGGAGCTCATCGAGGGCAAGTCGCTCGCCGACGCCGTGCGCGAGGACGGCGTCCTCACCCCGCGCCGCGCCGCCGAGGTCGGCCTCGCCATCCTCGACGTGCTGCGCTCCGCGCACCGCGAGGGCATCCTGCACCGCGACGTGAAGCCCTCCAACGTCCTCATCGCCGACGACGGCCGCGTCGTCCTCACCGACTTCGGCATCGCCCAGGTGGAGGGCGACCCCTCCATCACCTCCACCGGCATGCTCGTCGGCGCCCCCTCGTACATCTCGCCCGAGCGCGCCCGTGGCCACAAGCCCGGCCCGGCCGCCGACCTGTGGTCGCTGGGCGGTCTGCTGTACGCGGCGGTCGAGGGCTGCCCGCCGTACGACAAGGGCTCCGCGATCGCGACCCTCACCGCCGTGATGACCGAGCCCGTCGACCCGCCGAAGAACGCGGGCCCCGAGCTCGAGCAGGTCATCTACGGGCTGCTCGCCAAGGACCCGGCGCAGCGGCTCGACGACGCCCGCGCCCGGGTGCTGCTGCGCGCCGTGCTCGACGCCCCCGTGGCCGCGCCGGAGCCGTCGCCCGAGGTGACCAGGATCGTTCCGCTGCCGACCCGCCCCGAGCGGGAGCCGGCGGCCCCGGTCGCCGGCCGGGAGAAGGCGCCCGAGCCCGCCGCCGAGCGGATGCGCGGCGCCCTCGCCTCCGTACGGAACGCGGCCGCGGCGGCCAAGGCCGAGGCGAAGACGAAGGACCGCGCCAAGGACAGGACCGCCAAGGAGAAGGGCGCCCGGGAGCAGGCCCGGCCCGTGCCCGCACAGAGCGGTTCGCGTCCGGCGCCGGTCCGCGCCCCGCTCACCGACGTCGTCCCCCGGCGCACCCTGGTGATCATCGCCGCGGTCGCCGTCCTCGCCGTGCTCGGCACCATCCTCGCGGTCTCCCTCAGCGGCGACGACAAGGGCGCCGAGGGCAAGGGCGGCGAGACCACCGCCTCGGCCGGGACCACCGCCGGCGGCGACGGCGGCTCCGGCACCGACGCCGGCTCCGGCACCGGAACCGGCGACCCCAGCCAGCAGGGCGACGCCCAGCCCGGCGACAACGGCGGCTCCGCCGACGCCGGTTCCGCGGCGACGGGCACCGCCACCGGCACCCCGGGCACCTCCACCGGCCAGACCGGCACCACGCCCACCGCCAAGCCGAGCGCCGGCACCGTGCTCCCGGCCGGCTACACCCTGGTCACCAACGACCGCTTCCACTTCTCCATGGGCATGCCCTCCTCCTTCGTCATGCGCCCCATAGACGGCTACAGCGGGGGCGCCATATGGAGCGAGAAGGGCGGCTTCCCGCGCGTCCAGGTCGACTTCAACGCCAGCCCGAAGGACGACGCGAAGGCCGCCTGGCTCGCCGCCGTCGGCGGCGTCCGCCTCACCAGCTCCGGCTACAAGCACCTCGGCATCGACACGGTGTCGTGGAAGGGCTACCCGACCGTCGCGGACTGGAAGTTCGAGCGGAACCAGAAGGGCGAGCGGGTCCGCGTCCTCAACCGCGGCTTCAAGGTCGACGCGAAGCACGGCTACTCGATCATGATCACCTGCCGTGCCGCCGAGTGGGACGGCGCCGAGTGCCGGACGCTGCGCGACACCGCGTTCGCCACGTTCAGCCCCAAGGACTGA
- a CDS encoding protein kinase produces MDEYAGRVLAERYRLPLPPAGADALVDLVETRAFDTYSGQEVRIRQVPLPEFVDAEVLDEGPPPTGPYGGGGATRRPAEPVVRRAIEAAQAAAQIPDHPLLDQVFDVFAEAGSLWIVSEYVASRPLSALLAEGPLNPFRAAEIAADVLTALRALHAHGWVHRNITARTVLVCDDGRVVLTGLAAGAAEEALCGYAPVPDPEDPAFRAPAPEFGEQEEYGEHGEHGEYEEYEEETEEPYETHETHEAHEPYEPYETHESDEPEAYEPETYQPEAYEHDTAEHEVYETGEYAAPEPPPEPEPVPYGVDPYGRATPTPRPVSPPEAPAVPPSADLRAARAGAIAAYRAATRAAAARRGDTGPLPAPRPPEPPAALEPAPEPALGPTLEPAPEPEAPALPEATRPGPAPQWWARTPDDEDDGDDGDDGDEGYGGDRAPRPPRLMLKGTWSDGPHASRDGTPPVPAGGSVLPGSGRPALPAGYAPATPEPVRPSPPPAGAAVPAQPGPPTERYRGPETRLAAERARQTRIAVVGAVTERWAPEQAGPVHENWRLAPPIGPATDLWALGALLYRAVQGHAPYPEDSAAELVQLVCAEPPAFAEECGPLRPVVESLLRQDPTERPDFEELRGWLRSLVRSAPEPEVDFAAPPPRPFDARRLPILRRRGELVRRRRASAGSGRHRHRRGKEPRREQAAPPAPVPEEQPQAPFFQDGHREEYAPHQAPEYGYEYGDEDAEPEPPRRSARPPAAPRSLGRRLVLLVLLLAGGALAYAAVALPRTGTGEEPAGARPSASAPPARSPSSAAPPATPSSPAQSPSAPSTRPTPSAPPASASGPALAAGYALREDPEGFRIGVPRDWRRSPVNDAGQVRYVGGDFTLIVVPGRDSVRDHGSDPLEYQNSRERELEPYRQSSWAQLVKARRVDIGRTPTAEGQYTWLDSTGREVFVRNLALIDGGRYHVVQVIGPESDRDKVSEIYDEAVKGFRPGR; encoded by the coding sequence GTGGACGAGTACGCGGGAAGAGTGCTCGCTGAGCGCTACCGCCTGCCGTTGCCGCCCGCCGGCGCCGACGCGCTCGTCGACCTCGTCGAGACCCGCGCCTTCGACACGTACAGCGGGCAGGAGGTGCGGATCCGTCAGGTCCCCCTGCCCGAGTTCGTCGACGCCGAGGTCCTCGACGAGGGCCCGCCGCCCACGGGCCCGTACGGGGGCGGCGGGGCCACCCGCCGGCCGGCCGAGCCGGTCGTCCGGCGGGCGATCGAGGCGGCCCAGGCCGCCGCCCAGATCCCCGACCATCCCTTACTGGACCAGGTCTTCGACGTCTTCGCGGAGGCCGGCTCGCTGTGGATAGTGAGCGAGTACGTCGCCTCCCGTCCCCTCTCCGCGCTCCTCGCCGAGGGCCCGCTCAACCCGTTCCGCGCCGCCGAGATCGCCGCGGACGTCCTCACCGCACTGCGCGCCCTCCACGCCCACGGCTGGGTGCACCGCAACATCACCGCCCGCACGGTCCTGGTCTGCGACGACGGGCGCGTCGTCCTCACCGGCCTGGCCGCCGGCGCCGCCGAGGAGGCCCTCTGCGGCTACGCCCCCGTCCCCGACCCCGAGGACCCCGCCTTCCGCGCGCCCGCGCCCGAGTTCGGGGAGCAGGAGGAGTACGGGGAGCACGGGGAGCACGGGGAGTACGAGGAGTACGAGGAGGAGACGGAAGAGCCGTACGAGACGCACGAGACGCACGAGGCGCACGAGCCGTACGAGCCGTACGAGACGCACGAGAGCGACGAGCCCGAGGCGTACGAGCCCGAGACCTACCAGCCCGAGGCGTACGAGCACGACACCGCCGAGCACGAGGTGTACGAGACCGGCGAGTACGCGGCACCCGAGCCGCCGCCGGAGCCGGAGCCCGTCCCGTACGGCGTCGACCCCTACGGCCGGGCGACGCCGACGCCGCGCCCCGTCAGCCCCCCGGAGGCTCCGGCGGTGCCGCCCAGCGCCGATCTGCGGGCGGCCAGGGCGGGGGCCATCGCCGCCTACCGCGCGGCCACCCGCGCCGCCGCCGCGCGGCGCGGCGACACCGGCCCGCTCCCGGCCCCGCGCCCGCCGGAGCCCCCGGCCGCCCTCGAACCCGCTCCCGAACCGGCCCTCGGACCCACCCTCGAACCCGCCCCCGAACCCGAGGCGCCCGCCCTCCCCGAGGCCACCCGCCCCGGCCCGGCCCCCCAGTGGTGGGCGCGGACGCCCGACGACGAGGACGACGGCGACGACGGGGACGACGGGGACGAGGGCTACGGCGGGGACCGGGCCCCTCGCCCGCCGCGCCTGATGCTCAAGGGCACCTGGAGCGACGGGCCGCACGCCTCCCGGGACGGCACGCCGCCCGTCCCCGCCGGCGGCTCCGTGCTGCCCGGCTCCGGCCGGCCCGCGCTGCCCGCCGGGTACGCGCCCGCCACCCCGGAGCCCGTCCGCCCGTCCCCGCCGCCCGCCGGGGCCGCGGTGCCCGCGCAGCCGGGGCCGCCGACGGAGCGGTACCGGGGCCCGGAGACCCGGCTCGCCGCCGAGCGGGCCCGGCAGACCCGGATCGCGGTGGTCGGCGCCGTCACCGAGCGCTGGGCGCCCGAACAGGCCGGGCCCGTGCACGAGAACTGGCGGCTCGCCCCGCCCATCGGCCCCGCCACCGACCTGTGGGCGCTCGGCGCCCTGCTCTACCGGGCCGTCCAGGGCCACGCCCCCTACCCCGAGGACAGCGCGGCCGAACTGGTCCAGCTGGTCTGCGCCGAGCCGCCCGCCTTCGCCGAGGAGTGCGGCCCGCTGCGCCCGGTGGTGGAGTCGCTGCTGCGCCAGGACCCCACCGAGCGCCCGGACTTCGAGGAGCTGCGCGGCTGGCTGCGGTCGCTGGTCCGGTCCGCGCCGGAGCCGGAGGTGGACTTCGCGGCGCCGCCCCCGCGGCCGTTCGACGCCAGGCGGCTGCCGATCCTGCGCCGCCGGGGCGAGCTGGTGCGCCGCCGCCGCGCGTCCGCCGGGTCGGGGCGCCACCGGCACCGGCGAGGCAAGGAGCCCCGCCGCGAGCAGGCCGCCCCGCCCGCCCCCGTACCGGAGGAGCAGCCGCAGGCACCGTTCTTCCAGGACGGGCACCGCGAGGAGTACGCACCCCACCAGGCACCCGAGTACGGGTACGAGTACGGCGACGAGGACGCCGAGCCCGAGCCCCCGCGCCGGTCCGCGCGCCCCCCGGCCGCCCCGCGCTCCCTCGGGCGGCGCCTGGTCCTGCTCGTCCTGCTGCTGGCCGGCGGCGCCCTCGCGTACGCCGCGGTCGCCCTGCCCCGGACGGGCACCGGCGAGGAGCCGGCCGGCGCCCGCCCGTCCGCCTCCGCGCCCCCGGCACGGAGCCCGTCGTCCGCCGCCCCGCCCGCCACCCCGAGTTCCCCGGCGCAGAGCCCGTCGGCGCCGTCGACCCGGCCCACCCCCTCCGCCCCGCCCGCCTCCGCCTCCGGCCCCGCCCTGGCGGCCGGATACGCGCTCCGCGAGGACCCGGAGGGCTTCCGGATCGGCGTCCCGCGCGACTGGCGGCGCAGCCCCGTCAACGACGCGGGGCAAGTCCGCTACGTCGGAGGCGACTTCACGCTGATCGTGGTGCCCGGCCGGGACAGCGTGCGGGACCACGGCTCCGACCCGCTGGAGTACCAGAACTCCCGGGAGCGGGAGCTGGAGCCGTACCGGCAGTCCAGCTGGGCGCAGCTGGTGAAGGCCCGGCGGGTCGACATCGGCCGCACGCCCACCGCCGAGGGGCAGTACACCTGGCTCGACAGCACCGGCCGTGAGGTCTTCGTCCGCAACCTCGCCCTGATCGACGGCGGCCGCTACCACGTCGTCCAGGTCATCGGCCCGGAGAGCGACCGGGACAAGGTGTCGGAGATCTACGACGAGGCGGTGAAGGGCTTCCGACCGGGTCGCTGA